A genomic region of Papaver somniferum cultivar HN1 chromosome 7, ASM357369v1, whole genome shotgun sequence contains the following coding sequences:
- the LOC113300303 gene encoding fructose-bisphosphate aldolase-lysine N-methyltransferase, chloroplastic-like, whose translation MASSLFFSVSSSSPFLSSTIKPNFSQTTKHNLHLKTSPFTVKSISSPATNTPLPSVDKFWDWLCKEGVLSNKSSAVIKPGIVPEGLGLIAQRDVSRNEVILEIPNKLWINPDLVASSEIGKFVGGLKPWVSVALFLLREKANKDSKWASYLKILPEKTDSTIFWSEEELSEIQGTQLLSTTLGVKEYVHREFLKVEQEVILPNKHLFPSITSDDFFWAFGILRSRAFSRLRGQDLVLVPLADLINHSSSITAENVAWEIKGGGIFSRDVFFSLRTPGSVKSGEQIYIQYDAGKSNAELALDYGFVDSRPDRNAYTLTLGISDSDPFLGDKLDIAESNGLVGETAYFDVVLGQPLPPAMLPYLRLVALGGQDAFLLESVFRNAVWGHLELPISPTNEELICRVLRETCKTALSKYATTIEEDEKLLEGGNLSPRLAVALGIRLAEKKILQQIDEVIRNRELELDELEYYQERRLKDLGLVGDQEDIIFWEPK comes from the exons ATGGCTTCTTCGCTCTTCTTCTCCGTCTCTTCATCATCTCCCTTTCTCTCCTCCACAATAAAACCCAATTTCTCTCAAACAACTAAACATAATCTCCACTTAAAAACTTCACCTTTCACTGTAAAATCCATCTCATCACCGGCAACTAACACACCGTTACCATCAGTTGATAAATTCTGGGATTGGCTCTGCAAGGAAGGAGTTCTATCAAACAAGTCATCAGCAGTTATAAAACCAGGAATTGTTCCTGAAGGACTTGGATTAATTGCCCAGAGAGATGTATCAAGAAATGAAGTGATTTTAGAAATACCCAACAAGCTTTGGATTAATCCAGATTTAGTAGCTTCTTCAGAAATTGGGAAATTTGTTGGTGGATTAAAACCTTGGGTTTCTGTTGCTTTGTTTCTTCTAAGAGAGAAAGCAAATAAGGATTCTAAATGGGCTAGTTACCTGAAAATTCTTCCAGAGAAAACTGATTCTACCATATTTTG GTCAGAAGAGGAGCTTTCTGAAATTCAAG GAACTCAACTATTGAGCACAACCTTGGGTGTGAAAGAGTACGTGCACAGAGAATTTCTCAAGGTCGAACAAGAAGTTATACTTCCCAACAAGCACCTTTTTCCTTCAATTACGTCAGACGACTTCTTTTGGGCATTTGGTATACTCAGATCAAGAGCATTTTCACGCCTTCGTGGTCAAGATCTTGTTCTAGTCCCTCTAGCCGACTTG atCAACCACAGTTCTAGCATAACTGCGGAGAATGTTGCTTGGGAAATCAAAGGAGGAGGTATCTTCTCTAGGGATGTCTTTTTTTCCTTAAGGACTCCTGGTTCTGTAAAGTCCGGTGAGCAG ATATATATCCAATATGATGCAGGGAAGAGTAATGCTGAGTTGGCATTAGATTATGGCTTTGTCGACTCAAGGCCAGATCGCAATGCATATACTCTGACGTTAGGGATATCTGACTCAGACCCATTTCTCGGTGACAAACTGGACATTGCTGAGTCTAATGGTCTTGTGGGTGAAACTGCATACTTTGATGTCGTCTTAGGCCAGCCCCTTCCACCAGCAATGCTTCCTTACCTGCGTTTGGTAGCTCTCGGTGGTCAAGATGCATTTCTCTTGGAATCTGTATTCAGAAACGCTGTATGGGGTCATCTTGAATTGCCCATTAGCCCTACCAATGAAGAGCTAATATGCCGAGTTCTGAGAGAAACCTGCAAAACCGCGCTCTCCAAATATGCTACCACCATCGAAGAG GATGAGAAGCTACTGGAAGGAGGGAATTTGAGCCCAAGACTTGCAGTAGCACTCGGAATAAGACTTGCGGAGAAGAAGATTTTACAACAGATCGATGAGGTCATCAGAAACAGAGAATTAGAACTAGATGAGCTTGAATACTACCAGGAAAGAAGACTTAAAGATCTAGGCTTGGTTGGTGACCAAGAAGATATCATATTTTGGGAACCCAAATAG
- the LOC113300302 gene encoding centrosomal protein of 290 kDa-like isoform X1, whose translation MKTRKMAAAAAQQQACRYRGNICKILSGDNHLQFCDKHYKFHTDFLRNNPSILKKNQLDLLGSETPDLTKKKKVKKQSSILPPDEERCCRIGGGRWRCKNFRMKSSSGTKNYCEEHCRSISQHNKDRLMKKKKKKSEAGLSKRVTETRDSNRIKRPAKRQLTGQPSTSNPTTSSDAIVGAGSVKIGAKRKRVERMSGELESLTGIRGPVVETRASKRRKMVMEGDETSNQPAINDNFESDGIVEGGPPKIGTKRKNVERTKGSGEPAIELESAELYKSNCFELSMELEKNKVELEKIKVELEKNKVELEKKKVECTELQGKLAEVEETTKSTAKDENATEFWRKRCSDLESLVQRMENENSTMTCVESRVSNLGSLAAWNGKESSIVRCQELSCSEKIESEVRGLQNEITKTGEKQRDENNMSEPTTSSDRITEGASPNVWTKMKNVESTKGSGEPVNDQLESVELYQSNCIELFMEPEKNELELEKVKAELEKNEVELEKNVRSTKGSGEPVNDQLQSVELYQSNCIELFMEPEKNEVELEKVKAELEKNEVELLKNVESTKGSGEPVNDQLESVELYQSNCIELSMEPEKNKVELEKVKVELEKNEVEHEKNVESTKGSGQPVNDQLESMELYKSNCFELSTEPEKNKVELEKVKAELEKNEVELPKNELEREKNKVELEKNKVDLEKMKKKVECTEFQDKLAEVEETRKSISTDENTTEFWRMECSDAEILVQRLENENSTIGCVETCISNLASLVPGNGKESSLLGCQELSYSEKVESEARGLQNEITQTGEKPRDMSKPNAETRGEGSKDSCAYELKTEEKVLNVEEGKDWGCLEERSSSQADLGMCNKISVNLVSDSNDGGDSLGTEDSLGDSMDMIVPGNGNESLILRCQELSYSDKVESEAQGLQNEITQTGENQGDKDMSKPNAETVGEGSKDSRAYELKSEEKVLNVEEGKGWGCSEERPSQHGSSSQADLEMCNKTSLNLVFDSNDGGDSLGAEDSLGDSMDMIVPGNGNVSSILRCQELSCSEKVESEAPGLQNEITQTGENQRDKDMSKPNAETIGEGSKDSRAYELNTEEKVLNVIEGKGCGCLEERPSEHGSSSQADLEMCKKTSVNLVSDSNDGGDSLGAEDSLGDSMDMIVSGNGNESSEKVESEAQGLQNEITQTGENQRDKDMSKPNAETIGEGSKDSLAYELKTGEKVLNVEEGKGWGPWGCLEERPSQHGSSSQADLEMCKNFLNLVSDSNDGCDSLGAEDSLGDSMDMLAMKNLNMNKDKLTEADMLSSVEDCMKAVGALYQQEISKD comes from the exons ATGAAGACTAGGAAAatggctgctgctgctgcacaacAACAGGCTTGCAGATACAGAGGAAACATATGCAAGATTTTAAGTGGTGATAATCATCTACAATTTTGTGACAAACATTACAAGTTTCACACTGATTTTCTGAGAAACAACCCCTCGATTCTAAAGAAGAATCAACTTGATCTTCTTGGGTCTGAAACTCCAGAtctaacgaagaagaagaaggtgaagaagcaGAGTTCCATCCTACCTCCAGATGAAGAGCGGTGTTGTAGAATTGGTGGAGGAAGATGGAGATGCAAGAATTTCAGGATGAAGAGTAGTTCCGGTACTAAAAATTATTGTGAAGAACATTGCAGATCTATTTCTCAGCATAATAAGGATCGtcttatgaagaagaagaagaagaaaagcgaAGCTGGTCTTTCTAAGAGGGTTACCGAAACTAGGGATTCAAATCGCATAAAACGGCCGGCGAAACGGCAGCTGACGGGCCAACCATCTACTAGTAATCCTACCACCAGCT CTGATGCAATTGTAGGTGCTGGTTCTGTCAAAATTGGTGCAAAGAGGAAAAGAGTTGAAAGAATGTCAGGAGAACTAGAATCATTGACAGGAATTAGGGGACCTGTGGTTGAAACTAGGGCCTCGAAACGGAGGAAGATGGTAATGGAAGGTGATGAAACAAGTAATCAACCAGCTATAAATGATAACTTTGAAT CTGATGGAATTGTAGAAGGTGGTCCTCCCAAAATTGGGACAAAGAGGAAAAATGTCGAAAGAACAAAAGGGTCTGGAGAACCTGCAATTGAATTGGAGAGCGCGGAGCTTTATAAAAGTAACTGTTTTGAGTTGTCTATGGAGCTGGAGAAGAATAAGGTGGAGCTTGAGAAGATAAAAGTGGAGCTTGAGAAAAATAAAGTAGAgcttgagaagaagaaagtggAGTGCACTGAATTACAGGGTAAATTAGCGGAGGTAGAAGAAACTACAAAGAGTACTGCTAAAGATGAGAATGCAACTGAGTTTTGGAGAAAGAGGTGTTCCGATTTGGAGAGTCTGGTCCAGCGAATGGAAAATGAAAATTCAACAATGACATGTGTAGAGTCACGTGTTTCTAATCTGGGGAGCCTAGCTGCATGGAATGGAAAAGAAAGTTCGATAGTGAGATGTCAAGAATTGAGTTGCTCTGAAAAGATAGAGTCTGAAGTTCGGGGTTTGCAGAATGAAATTACTAAAACTGGTGAAAAGCAAAGAGatgagaacaacatgagcgaacCTACCACCAGCT CTGATAGAATTACAGAAGGTGCTTCTCCCAATGTTTGGACAAAGATGAAAAATGTCGAAAGTACAAAAGGATCTGGAGAACCTGTAAATGATCAGTTGGAGAGCGTGGAGctttaccaaagtaattgtattGAATTATTTATGGAGCCTGAGAAGAATGAGCTGGAGCTTGAGAAGGTGAAAGCGGAGCTGGAGAAGAATGAAGTAGAACTTGAGAAGAATGTCAGAAGTACAAAAGGATCTGGAGAACCTGTAAATGATCAGTTGCAGAGCGTGGAGCTTTACCAAAGTAACTGTATTGAATTATTTATGGAGCCTGAGAAGAATGAGGTGGAGCTTGAGAAGGTGAAAGCGGAGCTTGAGAAGAATGAAGTAGAGCTTTTGAAGAATGTTGAAAGTACAAAAGGATCTGGAGAACCTGTAAATGATCAGTTGGAGAGCGTGGAGCTTTACCAAAGTAACTGTATAGAATTATCTATGGAGCCTGAGAAGAATAAGGTGGAGCTTGAGAAGGTGAAAGTGGAGCTTGAGAAGAATGAAGTAGAGCATGAGAAGAATGTCGAAAGTACAAAAGGATCTGGACAACCTGTAAATGATCAGTTGGAGAGCATGGAGCTTTACAAAAGTAACTGTTTTGAATTATCTACGGAGCCTGAGAAGAATAAGGTGGAGCTTGAGAAGGTGAAAGCGGAGCTTGAAAAGAATGAAGTAGAGCTTCCGAAGAATGAACTAGAGCGTGAGAAGAACAAGGTGGAGCTTGAGAAGAATAAAGTAGAtcttgagaagatgaagaagaaggtggagtgcACTGAATTCCAGGATAAATTAGCTGAGGTAGAAGAAACTAGAAAGAGTATTTCTACAGATGAGAATACAACTGAATTTTGGAGAATGGAGTGTTCCGACGCGGAGATTCTAGTCCAAAGATTGGAAAATGAAAACTCAACAATTGGATGTGTTGAGACATGCATTTCTAATTTGGCGAGCCTAGTCCCAGGGAATGGAAAAGAAAGTTCGCTATTGGGATGTCAAGAACTGAGTTACTCTGAAAAGGTAGAGTCTGAAGCGCGGGGTTTGCAGAATGAAATTACTCAAACTGGTGAAAAGCCAAGAGACATGAGCAAACCTAATGCTGAAACCAGAGGTGAAGGGAGTAAGGATTCTTGTGCATATGAACTGAAAACCGAAGAGAAGGTGCTGAATGTTGAAGAAGGGAAGGATTGGGGCTGTTTGGAAGAGAGATCATCATCTCAAGCTGATCTGGGCATGTGTAACAAGATTTCCGTGAACTTGGTCTCTGACTCAAATGATGGTGGTGACAGTCTTGGCACTGAAGATTCTCTTGGTGACTCAATGGATATGATAGTCCCAGGGAATGGAAATGAAAGTTTGATATTGAGATGTCAAGAATTGAGTTACTCTGATAAGGTAGAGTCTGAAGCGCAGGGTTTGCAAAATGAAATTACTCAAACTGGTGAAAACCAAGGAGATAAAGACATGAGCAAACCTAATGCTGAAACTGTAGGTGAAGGGAGCAAGGATTCTCGTGCGTATGAACTGAAATCCGAAGAGAAGGTGCTGAATGTTGAAGAAGGGAAGGGTTGGGGCTGTTCGGAAGAGAGACCATCTCAACATGGATCATCATCTCAAGCTGATCTGGAAATGTGTAACAAGACTTCTTTGAACTTGGTCTTTGACTCAAATGATGGTGGTGACAGTCTTGGCGCTGAAGATTCTCTTGGTGACTCAATGGATATGATAGTCCCAGGGAATGGAAATGTAAGTTCGATATTGAGATGTCAAGAATTGAGTTGCTCTGAAAAGGTAGAGTCTGAAGCGCCGGGTTTGCAGAATGAAATTACTCAAACTGGTGAAAACCAAAGAGATAAAGACATGAGCAAACCTAATGCTGAAACCATAGGTGAAGGGAGCAAGGATTCTCGTGCGTATGAACTGAATACCGAAGAGAAGGTGCTGAATGTTATAGAAGGGAAGGGTTGTGGCTGTTTGGAAGAGAGACCATCTGAACATGGATCTTCATCTCAAGCAGATCTGGAAATGTGTAAAAAGACTTCCGTAAACTTGGTCTCTGACTCAAATGACGGTGGTGACAGTCTTGGCGCTGAAGATTCTCTTGGTGACTCAATGGATATGATAGTCTCAGGGAATGGAAATGAAAGTTCTGAAAAGGTAGAGTCTGAAGCGCAGGGTTTGCAGAATGAAATAACTCAAACTGGTGAAAACCAAAGAGATAAAGACATGAGCAAACCTAATGCTGAAACCATAGGTGAAGGGAGCAAGGATTCTCTTGCGTATGAACTGAAAACCGGAGAGAAGGTGCTGAATGTTGAAGAAGGGAAGGGTTGGGGACCTTGGGGCTGTTTGGAAGAGAGACCATCTCAACATGGATCATCATCTCAAGCTGATCTGGAAATGTGTAAGAATTTCTTGAACTTGGTCTCTGACTCAAATGACGGTTGTGATAGTCTTGGTGCCGAAGATTCTCTTGGTGACTCAATGGATATGCTGgcgatgaaaaatttgaatatgaACAAAGACAAATTGACTGAGGCTGATATGCTTTCTTCAGTTGAAGACTGTATGAAAGCTGTTGGTGCTCTCTATCAACAGGAAATATCCAAAGATTGA
- the LOC113300302 gene encoding uncharacterized protein LOC113300302 isoform X2 has translation MKTRKMAAAAAQQQACRYRGNICKILSGDNHLQFCDKHYKFHTDFLRNNPSILKKNQLDLLGSETPDLTKKKKVKKQSSILPPDEERCCRIGGGRWRCKNFRMKSSSGTKNYCEEHCRSISQHNKDRLMKKKKKKSEAGLSKRVTETRDSNRIKRPAKRQLTGQPSTSNPTTSSDRITEGASPNVWTKMKNVESTKGSGEPVNDQLESVELYQSNCIELFMEPEKNELELEKVKAELEKNEVELEKNVRSTKGSGEPVNDQLQSVELYQSNCIELFMEPEKNEVELEKVKAELEKNEVELLKNVESTKGSGEPVNDQLESVELYQSNCIELSMEPEKNKVELEKVKVELEKNEVEHEKNVESTKGSGQPVNDQLESMELYKSNCFELSTEPEKNKVELEKVKAELEKNEVELPKNELEREKNKVELEKNKVDLEKMKKKVECTEFQDKLAEVEETRKSISTDENTTEFWRMECSDAEILVQRLENENSTIGCVETCISNLASLVPGNGKESSLLGCQELSYSEKVESEARGLQNEITQTGEKPRDMSKPNAETRGEGSKDSCAYELKTEEKVLNVEEGKDWGCLEERSSSQADLGMCNKISVNLVSDSNDGGDSLGTEDSLGDSMDMIVPGNGNESLILRCQELSYSDKVESEAQGLQNEITQTGENQGDKDMSKPNAETVGEGSKDSRAYELKSEEKVLNVEEGKGWGCSEERPSQHGSSSQADLEMCNKTSLNLVFDSNDGGDSLGAEDSLGDSMDMIVPGNGNVSSILRCQELSCSEKVESEAPGLQNEITQTGENQRDKDMSKPNAETIGEGSKDSRAYELNTEEKVLNVIEGKGCGCLEERPSEHGSSSQADLEMCKKTSVNLVSDSNDGGDSLGAEDSLGDSMDMIVSGNGNESSEKVESEAQGLQNEITQTGENQRDKDMSKPNAETIGEGSKDSLAYELKTGEKVLNVEEGKGWGPWGCLEERPSQHGSSSQADLEMCKNFLNLVSDSNDGCDSLGAEDSLGDSMDMLAMKNLNMNKDKLTEADMLSSVEDCMKAVGALYQQEISKD, from the exons ATGAAGACTAGGAAAatggctgctgctgctgcacaacAACAGGCTTGCAGATACAGAGGAAACATATGCAAGATTTTAAGTGGTGATAATCATCTACAATTTTGTGACAAACATTACAAGTTTCACACTGATTTTCTGAGAAACAACCCCTCGATTCTAAAGAAGAATCAACTTGATCTTCTTGGGTCTGAAACTCCAGAtctaacgaagaagaagaaggtgaagaagcaGAGTTCCATCCTACCTCCAGATGAAGAGCGGTGTTGTAGAATTGGTGGAGGAAGATGGAGATGCAAGAATTTCAGGATGAAGAGTAGTTCCGGTACTAAAAATTATTGTGAAGAACATTGCAGATCTATTTCTCAGCATAATAAGGATCGtcttatgaagaagaagaagaagaaaagcgaAGCTGGTCTTTCTAAGAGGGTTACCGAAACTAGGGATTCAAATCGCATAAAACGGCCGGCGAAACGGCAGCTGACGGGCCAACCATCTACTAGTAATCCTACCACCAGCT CTGATAGAATTACAGAAGGTGCTTCTCCCAATGTTTGGACAAAGATGAAAAATGTCGAAAGTACAAAAGGATCTGGAGAACCTGTAAATGATCAGTTGGAGAGCGTGGAGctttaccaaagtaattgtattGAATTATTTATGGAGCCTGAGAAGAATGAGCTGGAGCTTGAGAAGGTGAAAGCGGAGCTGGAGAAGAATGAAGTAGAACTTGAGAAGAATGTCAGAAGTACAAAAGGATCTGGAGAACCTGTAAATGATCAGTTGCAGAGCGTGGAGCTTTACCAAAGTAACTGTATTGAATTATTTATGGAGCCTGAGAAGAATGAGGTGGAGCTTGAGAAGGTGAAAGCGGAGCTTGAGAAGAATGAAGTAGAGCTTTTGAAGAATGTTGAAAGTACAAAAGGATCTGGAGAACCTGTAAATGATCAGTTGGAGAGCGTGGAGCTTTACCAAAGTAACTGTATAGAATTATCTATGGAGCCTGAGAAGAATAAGGTGGAGCTTGAGAAGGTGAAAGTGGAGCTTGAGAAGAATGAAGTAGAGCATGAGAAGAATGTCGAAAGTACAAAAGGATCTGGACAACCTGTAAATGATCAGTTGGAGAGCATGGAGCTTTACAAAAGTAACTGTTTTGAATTATCTACGGAGCCTGAGAAGAATAAGGTGGAGCTTGAGAAGGTGAAAGCGGAGCTTGAAAAGAATGAAGTAGAGCTTCCGAAGAATGAACTAGAGCGTGAGAAGAACAAGGTGGAGCTTGAGAAGAATAAAGTAGAtcttgagaagatgaagaagaaggtggagtgcACTGAATTCCAGGATAAATTAGCTGAGGTAGAAGAAACTAGAAAGAGTATTTCTACAGATGAGAATACAACTGAATTTTGGAGAATGGAGTGTTCCGACGCGGAGATTCTAGTCCAAAGATTGGAAAATGAAAACTCAACAATTGGATGTGTTGAGACATGCATTTCTAATTTGGCGAGCCTAGTCCCAGGGAATGGAAAAGAAAGTTCGCTATTGGGATGTCAAGAACTGAGTTACTCTGAAAAGGTAGAGTCTGAAGCGCGGGGTTTGCAGAATGAAATTACTCAAACTGGTGAAAAGCCAAGAGACATGAGCAAACCTAATGCTGAAACCAGAGGTGAAGGGAGTAAGGATTCTTGTGCATATGAACTGAAAACCGAAGAGAAGGTGCTGAATGTTGAAGAAGGGAAGGATTGGGGCTGTTTGGAAGAGAGATCATCATCTCAAGCTGATCTGGGCATGTGTAACAAGATTTCCGTGAACTTGGTCTCTGACTCAAATGATGGTGGTGACAGTCTTGGCACTGAAGATTCTCTTGGTGACTCAATGGATATGATAGTCCCAGGGAATGGAAATGAAAGTTTGATATTGAGATGTCAAGAATTGAGTTACTCTGATAAGGTAGAGTCTGAAGCGCAGGGTTTGCAAAATGAAATTACTCAAACTGGTGAAAACCAAGGAGATAAAGACATGAGCAAACCTAATGCTGAAACTGTAGGTGAAGGGAGCAAGGATTCTCGTGCGTATGAACTGAAATCCGAAGAGAAGGTGCTGAATGTTGAAGAAGGGAAGGGTTGGGGCTGTTCGGAAGAGAGACCATCTCAACATGGATCATCATCTCAAGCTGATCTGGAAATGTGTAACAAGACTTCTTTGAACTTGGTCTTTGACTCAAATGATGGTGGTGACAGTCTTGGCGCTGAAGATTCTCTTGGTGACTCAATGGATATGATAGTCCCAGGGAATGGAAATGTAAGTTCGATATTGAGATGTCAAGAATTGAGTTGCTCTGAAAAGGTAGAGTCTGAAGCGCCGGGTTTGCAGAATGAAATTACTCAAACTGGTGAAAACCAAAGAGATAAAGACATGAGCAAACCTAATGCTGAAACCATAGGTGAAGGGAGCAAGGATTCTCGTGCGTATGAACTGAATACCGAAGAGAAGGTGCTGAATGTTATAGAAGGGAAGGGTTGTGGCTGTTTGGAAGAGAGACCATCTGAACATGGATCTTCATCTCAAGCAGATCTGGAAATGTGTAAAAAGACTTCCGTAAACTTGGTCTCTGACTCAAATGACGGTGGTGACAGTCTTGGCGCTGAAGATTCTCTTGGTGACTCAATGGATATGATAGTCTCAGGGAATGGAAATGAAAGTTCTGAAAAGGTAGAGTCTGAAGCGCAGGGTTTGCAGAATGAAATAACTCAAACTGGTGAAAACCAAAGAGATAAAGACATGAGCAAACCTAATGCTGAAACCATAGGTGAAGGGAGCAAGGATTCTCTTGCGTATGAACTGAAAACCGGAGAGAAGGTGCTGAATGTTGAAGAAGGGAAGGGTTGGGGACCTTGGGGCTGTTTGGAAGAGAGACCATCTCAACATGGATCATCATCTCAAGCTGATCTGGAAATGTGTAAGAATTTCTTGAACTTGGTCTCTGACTCAAATGACGGTTGTGATAGTCTTGGTGCCGAAGATTCTCTTGGTGACTCAATGGATATGCTGgcgatgaaaaatttgaatatgaACAAAGACAAATTGACTGAGGCTGATATGCTTTCTTCAGTTGAAGACTGTATGAAAGCTGTTGGTGCTCTCTATCAACAGGAAATATCCAAAGATTGA